The genomic segment CGCTTTAAATTTTATTTAACCCGAATTGTAGTAAGACTAGCTGATCAAAAAATACTACAATCTGTCACAGATTTATTGTAAACCTCGAATTTTGCACAGTCAATCCATAATGTAAGCGTTATCTATAATATTCTCATAGTGAACAGAAGTAAAAAAAGTTATAATACTATTGGAGGGATGGAAAGATGACGAGACGTGAAACCTGTCCGCAGCCGGAGCAGTTCGGCGATGCCACTGTTCCGGCTTTCGGTTACGAATTAATCAGAAATCAGCTAATTCCCGAATTGCTCGGTAAAGAATCCGCATCAATTCTCTACTGGTCGGGGCGCAAACTGGCGCGCCTTTATCCAGCCGGGAGTGAGGAGAAAATCCCATTGTTCTTCGAGCAGGCTGGATGGGGAACGCTGAAGCTAGTGGATAAAAGCAGAAAAAAAATGGATTTTGAATGCCGTTCCTCACTTATCGATTATCAAATCAAGGAAGATCAGGATTCGGCTCTGTTTTCCCTTGAAGCCGGATTCATTGCAGAACAGATCCAGCAAATATACGGTTTTATTGCAGAAGCTGTTACAGAAATTAAAACGGGAAAAAATAAAAAAGTTATCTTCCATATTAAGTGGGATGCGTCAGACCCTGTACCTGCCAATCAGTCATCAAAATAACGCCCGGGTAATGAAAAAGGTTTCGGAGGAGACGTCCTGCCGAAACCTTTTTCAATACGGATTGATTAATTCCCCGGCCGGAAGCTGTTCGATTCCTCTTCCGCAAGATGGAACGTCTCGTGCAGCGTGTCCAGTGCTGCAGGCAGCTTTTCTTCATCAATAATTGTTGAAACCTTGATTTCAGACGTACTGATCATTTTTACCTTTATTTTTTCCTTTGCCAGGGTATGAAACATCTCCGCGGCAACCCCGGGATTCGATGCCATGCCAGAGCCGACGATGGACACTTTAGCAAGACCCGATTCGAAAATCAGCCGGTTAAATTCAAGGTCCTTCTCGTGAGTCCGCAGAACGTCCAGTGTCTCATCCAGCAAATCCCTGTCTACTGTAAAGGAAAGGTTTGTTTGTGCCTCATCAAGTACATTCTGAACAATAACATCAATACTGATCTGTTTTGACGCAATGACATCGAAAACCCGTGAAACAGCACTCACAGAATTTGACAGACCAAGAAGTGTAACCTTACTGACATTTTTCTCAAAGGCCAGACCTCTGACCAATTTGGTTTTCTCCATCCCGACTTCCTCCTTTATCACAGTTCCCGGTTCATTGGAAAACGAGGAACGGACAACCAGCTCAATATGATTATCCTTAGCATATTCTACAGCGCGGGGGTGCAGGACACCTGCACCGAGATAGGCTAGCTCCAGCATTTCATCGTAGCTGATTTCCCGCAGTTTTCTCGCCTGGTCTACATAACGGGGATCTGTTGTGAATACGCCGGTGACGTCTGTATAAATGTCACACCTTGAAGCACCGAAAGCCGCAGCCAGCGCTACAGCTGAGGTGTCGGATCCTCCTCTGCCAAGCGTCGTGATGTCTCCGGACTCTGTCACCCCCTGAAAACCTGCGACAACGACAATGCCCCCCTGCCTGAGACAGGGACGGATCAGTGAGGTATCGATAGCAGAAATCCGGGCATGCCCATAGCTCGCTTCCGTCCTTATACCTGCCTGCCAGCCTGTGAAAGAAACGGCCTCATACCCTTTTTCAATGAGTGCCATAGACAGCATAGCAATCGTGACCTGTTCCCCCGTAGACAGAAGTACGTCCGTTTCCCGTTTTGATGGATGATTTGAAATCTGTTTCGCTTTTGCAAGCAGGTCATCCGTTGTTCCGCCCATTGCAGAAACCACAACAATGATCTGGTTTCCCGCCTCTTTCTCCTGAATAATTCTGTCTGCTGCCCTTCGGAGACGCTCAACTGTCGCTACCGACGTCCCGCCGAATTTCATTACTAATAAAGCCACTCGTCACTCGCTCCTTTATATGATCACGGCTTGCCTGCGCTGTTCTTTATACCCTTTCCGGGATCCGAAACTTTCTGCCGGTATTTTCCCCGGATGACAAAAAGCAGCGAGAATCTCCCGCTGCTGAACTGTTTTTCCACAACATGCTGAGATAGTTCTCCACACCCGAAAAGTATGACAGCCCTGCATTTGTTCAATACAGATCCAGCACAAATCCGCGATGAACCGGACCGGCTTCGGCAGATTCCCCTTTCCCGCAGTACTCATCGAATTTCATCCTTCTCATACTGCCTATTCATGGAATCTGCGCCTCTATCACATTAGAAATATGAATTTAAGTGAATAAAGAAAAACACATCCACTGGCGCCGCCAGAGCCTCAGTTTTTCTGATTCTTATTCCGCAAAAATACTGTACTTTTCTAAAGTATAACAAAATAAAAGTTCTGAAACAAACACTTTCAGTCGGAGTTGTCCAGATATTTTTTTACGGACTCCGCTACTTTCTGCGGCAGACCGGCTTCCTTCAGTTCTTCACTGCTTGCTTCACGGATTTTTTTTATTGATCCGAACTTGCGCAGTAAAGTCCTTTTACGCTGCCTGCCCACCCCCGGAATATCGTCCAGGACGGAGTGCAGCATTTCTTTCTGACGTACATGACGATGAAATGTAATCGCGAAGCGGTGTACTTCATCCTGAATCCGCTGCAGCAGATAGAAAGCCTGGCTGTTACGGGCAAGCGGAACAATCACGGGAGGCTCTCCGGCAACCAGCTGGGCTGTTCTGTGCCGGTCATCCTTGGCCAGTCCGCAAACCGGGATATAAAGGCCAAATTCATTTTCGAGCACATCGATGGCTGCTGATAACTGGCCTTTTCCCCCATCGATCAGAATCAGATCCGGAAGCACCGCTCCTTCCTTCAGCAGACGGGTATAGCGGCGACGCACCACTTCTTTCATGGTTGCGTAATCATCCGGACCATGGACCGTCTTTACCCGATACTTGCGGTAATCACTTTTCTTTGGACGTCCGTCTTCAAAAACGACCATGGCCGATACCGGA from the Sporolactobacillus sp. Y61 genome contains:
- a CDS encoding YslB family protein, which produces MTRRETCPQPEQFGDATVPAFGYELIRNQLIPELLGKESASILYWSGRKLARLYPAGSEEKIPLFFEQAGWGTLKLVDKSRKKMDFECRSSLIDYQIKEDQDSALFSLEAGFIAEQIQQIYGFIAEAVTEIKTGKNKKVIFHIKWDASDPVPANQSSK
- a CDS encoding aspartate kinase — encoded protein: MALLVMKFGGTSVATVERLRRAADRIIQEKEAGNQIIVVVSAMGGTTDDLLAKAKQISNHPSKRETDVLLSTGEQVTIAMLSMALIEKGYEAVSFTGWQAGIRTEASYGHARISAIDTSLIRPCLRQGGIVVVAGFQGVTESGDITTLGRGGSDTSAVALAAAFGASRCDIYTDVTGVFTTDPRYVDQARKLREISYDEMLELAYLGAGVLHPRAVEYAKDNHIELVVRSSFSNEPGTVIKEEVGMEKTKLVRGLAFEKNVSKVTLLGLSNSVSAVSRVFDVIASKQISIDVIVQNVLDEAQTNLSFTVDRDLLDETLDVLRTHEKDLEFNRLIFESGLAKVSIVGSGMASNPGVAAEMFHTLAKEKIKVKMISTSEIKVSTIIDEEKLPAALDTLHETFHLAEEESNSFRPGN